From the genome of Trichosurus vulpecula isolate mTriVul1 chromosome 6, mTriVul1.pri, whole genome shotgun sequence:
TACCTGAGGACCAGCCCCTCCTCCTCTGTGGGGCTCAGcttttttatctgtaaagtaagggggtCTGGACCATGTGACCTCTCTGGTTTCCTCTTCCTCAGTCCCTGAGCTGTTGGGCAACTGCCTCCCTGGCCCAGCCCCAGGCCCTGCTGGgtcctcatccttctcttcctcctccccctgacCCTGGCTGCTGCCCTTCCCAGCCCCCCAGACTCACTGGTGCTCAATCTGGAAGTTGAGGTGGCCGCTGAACCAGTCATTGAAGAAAGACTCATGCACGTTACACGTGGCCTGCAGCTGGAGGAGAAAGTCAGCACAGGGACAGTGAGGCACCCGCAGCCAAGGGCCCCCCCCAGCGACCAATGCTCCCTCAGGAGCCCCTCTCAACAAGCCCACCCAAAGGCTCCGGGTGTCCTCCTGCCTCCCTGCAGCTTCCCAACACCATCTCCAGACGTTACCTGAGTGGAGACCCAGTCCACGTTCCGGTCATGGTCAATATGCATAGGGATGTGGTTCATCTGGGTCACCCACACAAACCAGTTGCTCTCCAGGAACCTAGGCAAGCAGAGACGTAGTGGATGTTGTAAAACGTCCCCTGCCCCCCCGCTCGGCCAGCACCGGAGCCTGGGGAGCCCTCCCATCCCACCCTACCCTCAGCTGCTACCTGACAATGAAGAAGAGACCCAGGAGGCCTTGAAGGCCCAGCAGGGGTATGTAAGTTAAGGACATTCTCAGGTAGAAGGTGAGCATCCAGGCCAAGTCCTAAAATGTGGAGGGAAGGAGTCATCAAAAAGGCAAGATCAGCTAGAgacgtctgtctctgtctccccctcccctcccatgtctctctctgtctccccctttccACTAGCAGGAGGTCAACAAATAGGTCTGGAATGAAAGCATCCCCAAGGCTTCCTAGAGACATTTGTGCCTGACTCTGCTCCAAGAAGAGCCCCATGTGAGAGGTCCAGTGGTCTTGTGTCCTTATTTTCAGGACAAGGTCCCAGGCTTGGGGcagacccaggtctcctgaccctGAGCCCCGGCCTTGtgcctcccccagccccagggccCTTGGAACAACAGGGAGCTGGGGGGGGGCAGCGGCCCAAGGACACTCACCACCCACTTCTTGCGCTGGAACACGAAATAGAAGATGTACCACTGGAAGTAGACAGGCAGCAAGGCGGGCGGCCCAACTGCAAAGACACAGGCGTGAGTGGCCCTCCAGGGCCCTACTGCTGCCCACTCCATCCTGGGCTCAGAGAAGTGAGGACTGGAAGCAACCTGAGAGCCTTaatccatccctttcattttacagatggggaaaccgagtcTCCCAAGGCAGAAGCGGCCTGCCTGCAGTCACAGAGCTGGCAGGGGCAGAGCAGGACTGGGTGCTGGGCCCTTCAGGCTGAGCCGCCCAACCAGGTGCCCCTGCTCACCTCGTCCTCTACACGCAACCATGTGCTACGCACCAGGGCACAAGACAATGGCCCCACTATTAGAAAAAGGGGGAAGCAAAATGGTGACATTTGAGCAGATCCAAAATGCCCAGTTAAgatctgggaggaggagggagagaggtctTAGTGCCTGGAGAAGCCAGGCaggagtggggggcgggggtcTGAAGGGAGCTCTCCTGGGCAGGTGTGAGGACAGCCCGTCCCTTCCGGAGCAGCGTCCCCAGGCAGGCCCGAGCAGCCAGGAGGCCACCTGTCCATCCATCCGTGGGAGGGACGGGGAAGGCTCTGAACTTCATCCCAGCCCTGGGCCATCCCCAAGTGCTCAGCTTCCCTCTTCTCAGAGCCCTCGAACTAGGAGGTGCCATGACCTCCCTACAAATTTCTCTTTGCCCAAAGTTTACATCCTAAGCAAGGCAGGTCtcagaacagaaacaaatgtGAGTGAGCTGACTCACAGGAAGGCCTCTTTGACCTTTTCAGGAGTgtttgcattttttaaagaaatgggcAGTCTAAACAGACTTGAAGGACCTGGCTGCAGGAAGGGGTACTTGGGACACTTGAGGCCCTCAGTGCTGCTGCCTCTCTCCCTAGCAAGCCCAGCATCACCCCCAGCCCCTGGGCTCCCTCCCCTGGCCTCGGCCCCGCCAGGGCTGATTTTGGCCCAGCCTCCATTTCTCTAGGCTGATGTCCAGAGGGAGGCACCACTCCTGGAAACCAGCCCTGTGGGACCTGGCTGGTCACCACTTGACCAGAGAACCTGCCCCTGCAAATGCTCCAGGGGGTGATTCAGGTCCAGGGGACTCTTCTgccaaggaggagaaaggggatttACAAGAAGGAGAAGCAAAGGAAGTGGGACCTTCAAGCACCTCAAGAGAAATGACCCTCCCCACTCCAGTGGCCCAGGCAGGACCAGCGTGAAGGGGCCTCATTGGGCCAGCCAGGCTGCGCTCTCCTGCCCCCACCTGACCCCCACAGCCCGGGCAGGACACTCACTCAGGAAGAAGTACTTGTGCTGGTGGTTATAAGGCATgtatttcttcttctgcttccCGAGCTGGAAAGAGGAGAGGCGGGGTCACAAGGGATGCCATAAAGGGCTGGGGCTTCTCCCACCCTGCCAGCTTGGACCTGGGGCTACTCCAGCCCCCCAGGCCGGCCATGTGCCCCTCTACCAGACCCTGTCTGCGCAGTGTGCTGCCAAGATCAGAGGCCTGGGTGCCCACAGTCACCATGAGGTCATTCAGGTCCGAGGGACCCCAACCTTCTGGGCCCCTCCCCAAGGGGCAGCCATCAGAGCCCTCCAGCCCAGAAGAAGCTTAGAAAGAGCATCTAAAGCCCTCCACCATGTCTCAGGACACCAAGCAAGCTCACTTTCCTCACACAGCCCCCTGGCTTTTCCCGCAGGGCACAGCAGAGTGTTCAGCACCCAGACCCACAGCCCCCAAGGTCCCCCAAGGACATGTAACGGAGGTCCAGAGGTCCTGAGGAGAGTGGAAGGCCACCGGTCAGGGAGGCTGTTGGGGCACTTGGGGCCGAGGTACCAGCCGGACAAGATGGCCGCCGAGACCCCTTGTGATTCTTGGTGTGTGGCTCCCCAGGAAAAGTAAGGCGCTTGTGTGGTTGGAGACACACGTGTGAGCAAACCAGATTAAATGCTGGGTTTGTGAGGCCTTTAGCAGGGAAGCTGTGGCCAAGAAATGTCAAGTACCCTATCCAGGGTCAAGGTCCTGACATGTGGGAGCTTCCCCATCATGGCAGCTGCCTGCAGAGGCTAGCCTTGAACCCAAGGTCGAAGACCCGAGATGGCAGGTGCAGCCCAGGCCCTGGCTCCTGTCCCCCCTCCATGACCTCTCCTGCCAAGGTCACACCCAGCATATCCTGCCCTCCACCTGGAAAGCTCGGACAGTCTGTTCTCCTTCTGCCCCTGCCAAACCACATCCCCATCTTTTCTGGTCCAGGCCTCTGGAGCCTCCTCGGTGACCTCATCCGGCTCCTGCCCCTCCACCAAGACACACGTGACAATGAACTAACCCTCCAAGGCCTAGAGGCGGGtggcaggtgagggagggaggggatggtGACCTGGCCTTGGGAGTCAGGAtagcctgggttcagatcctgcctgagacacttggTCCCAGCTGTGTTATGTCcggggcacagtgcctggcagtgggaggcacttaatgaatgtttactgattgaatgattgatccTGTTGCCCTGGACAAACTGCTGaccctcaagcctcagtttcctcagaatgGGGGAAAGGCCTTGTGCTGCCCTCAGGGGCCGCCatgaggctgggggaggggacgCACGTCAAAGCCACAGACACATCGCTTCTCCAGCCACCCAGAGTGTTAGGGGCGAGTTGGCCGGGCGATGCCTCCCTCCTCCGTGCCTCTGCACTCCTGTGGCCCCCTCAGCcgagaagccttccctgatctccatCCCAAGGACCAGAGAGCACACGCGCTACGGAACACTGGGCGTCAGGACCATTCACTGACGTCCTCTCCTCTGTACTGGACATCGTATGAGATGAGCTCCATTGACACAGGGCTCTGAGGTTGGCAAGGCCCTTTACTAAGATCATCTCACTCGGTCCTCCCAACCCCCAATGCGATCCATGctgttatctccactttacagttgaggaaactgaggcaaacagggttaagtgacttggccagggtcacgcagctggtacatgtctgaggctggatttgaactcgactcttcctgactccaggcagctgCTGCCTTTGTGGGTCACCCAGCACAGGGCTCAGTTGTGAACGCCCCTCAGCGCCCTgccctcctggtttccttctaaTTCTCTGGCACAGATTCTGACCTGACAGAGCGGGGCAGCAGCCCCCCAGTCACCAGTGTTGTCTCTCTCCCATCACAGGCTGATTCAGAGACACACTGAGGCCCGGTGAGGAGGAGGCGaggcctgggaatcaggaagcgcctggctctgcctcctccccaTCATCCCTTGGCCCAGGAGCCCCCTTTCCTCCTGCCCCTGCTTACCTCCACTGACAGAACCTTCCCCAGGGCGAAGAAGAGGGGGTGCATGTTGATGTCTGGGTCTTTCCGGAAGCAGTTGGGCTTGGCGTGGTGCTGGAAGTGCAGGTGGTTCCACCAGCTGGCAGGGGCCCCCTGGAGATGACAGGCACAGACTGAGGTGGTGAGGAAGCGgccaccccctcccacccctccccaaacccaGCATGGGGGCTCCCAACCTTCAGGTGGCCAATCACGAAGTGGTGAAGCAGGTGGTTCCACGTGGACGTGCGGCAGACGGAGAGATGTCCGAAGTCATGTTGCAGCCATCCTGCCTGGGCCTAGGACAGAGGGCAGGGCTGGGACCCAACTCCTGCAAGGACACTGCACTCCCCACTGCACCCCCTCCTCAGCTTTATCACCCACAAAACTCTGCTTTGAGGCGGGCTGAGAGGTCAGCTGACTTGGCCAAGAGCACGCAGCGGGAGCGTCAGAGCGGGGGCTCACCCCCTTTTGGGCATCGCCGGCTTCCTAACTGTGCGActgctctctgtgcctcagcttcccaCCCTTAAGATGAAAGGGGTGACCTCACTAAACTCCCCAGTGGATGACCCATAACCCATCCCCCCAGACCTCCCCTCGTCTGACCTTCAAGGtgaccaccatccttccagccacCCAGATGGCCGACCTCAGGGACCTCCTGTCCCCACTTAGCCCTGAGAGGActtctctctctgcatctctctgttCCTTGCCCCTCCCTGCTGCAGGCCCAAGTCCCCCCTCATCTGGGTGAGGACAGGGTCTTTCTAACTGGCCCCAAGTCTGTCCTGCGCTTGGCTGCCAAAGGGAACTTCCTGGAGCTCAGCTCGGACCATTCCAGCCCCTGCTCAGCCTCCAGTGTCAAACACTGAGCCACCTCGCCAAAACCTGCATCTCCAACCTCCTTAGAGTCTGCCCCTTGCCATTCTGCACACGCAACATCCCCAGGCCTTTGCCCTCCGAGCCCCCAGCTAGAGGCGTCCTGGGCCCCTCAGTCTCAGGGCAGCCTCCTGCAGACCCTCCCTGGTGCCCCCACCCCAGCTGAATCCCTTCTCAGGCTAACGTTCACCTATGCTGGACTGGTGTCCTGTGtgctttcccattagaatgcaagttccatAATGCCAGAAGggcaggtttg
Proteins encoded in this window:
- the FADS1 gene encoding acyl-CoA (8-3)-desaturase isoform X2; translation: MNSLLIGELAPDQPSFEPNKNKQLTDEFRELRATVERMGLMKASPLFFTLYLLHILLLDVAAWLTLWVFGTSLVPFLISAVLLSTVQAQAGWLQHDFGHLSVCRTSTWNHLLHHFVIGHLKGAPASWWNHLHFQHHAKPNCFRKDPDINMHPLFFALGKVLSVELGKQKKKYMPYNHQHKYFFLIGPPALLPVYFQWYIFYFVFQRKKWVDLAWMLTFYLRMSLTYIPLLGLQGLLGLFFIVRFLESNWFVWVTQMNHIPMHIDHDRNVDWVSTQLQATCNVHESFFNDWFSGHLNFQIEHHLFPTMPRHNYHKVAPLVRSLCAKHGIEYQSKPLLSAFADIVHSLKESGQLWLDAYLQK